Sequence from the Lysobacter solisilvae genome:
AGCGTGGCGTTGCTCGAAGCGGTGGAGAACGCCAGCAGCATGGCCTCCTGCACGCCACGGAAGAAGGCCAGGGGCGACCAGCCGCTGAGCTTGAGCGCGATCGAGTAGCTCACGAACAGGTGCAGCGCCAGGGCGAGCACGACGACGCCGACGTAGGCGCCCAGCTGGATCAGCAGTTCGACGCCGAATACGACGGCCATGTTGAACATCAGGCAGGCCACCGCATACGGCGCCAGGCGGATGACGAATCCGATCAGCGTCATCGACGCATCGAACAGGCCCTGGATGCCGCGCGTCAGCGTGTCGGTGGCTTCGTTGCGGGTCGTGACCAGCCCGATGCCCAGCATGAGGGCGAAGAACATCACCGACAGGATGGTGTCGTTGCTGCCCGCGGCCTTCACGATGTTGTTGGGGATGATCCCCAGCAGCATGTCGATGCCCTGGGCTGTTCCTTGGCGGCGCTGACGACCCCGCGCGCGCTCTCCGCGTTCTCGCTCAGCAGCCTCAGCGCCAGTGATTCCTCCACCCCGGCGCCCGGCTGGAACAGGTTCACCAGGACCAGGCCCAGGACCACGGCGAGCGCCGACATCAGCACGGTGTAGAACAAGGTCCGCCAGCCGACGCGGCCGAACGAGCGGATGTCGCCCATTTCCGACACGCCGATCACCAGCGCCGAGAACAGCAGCGGGATCACCAGCATGAAGATCAGGTTGAGGAAGATCGTCTTGGCCGGCAGGGTGATGTAGGTCATCACCGCCTTCACCCACGACGCGTCCGGGCCCACCGTGTAGTGGGCGAGCATGCCGGCCAGCAGGCCGACCAGGGAACCCGATCAGCATCTTCCAGTGCAGTGGAAGCTTCCTGCGGGCGGGCGTCGCGGTGCCGGATGGGGTCATTGGTCTGGGCTCGTGCAGGTCGAGGGAGCTTAACAAAGCCGCCGTGGATCGGGTTCGGCGGCGGCGCGTTGCTGGCGATCGGTGCCGGCGCTTTCGATCGCGGTCGCGTGCGGGCGGTCGCCGTGCACGCGCATGTGCGGCAGCGCTGGCGCGGACAGGTGCTTGCCGACGCCCGGTGGCGCGTCGGCGGAAACTTCAGCCGGTGGGATAGAGCGGCGGCAGGAGCGAGGGCGCATTGACGACCGGCGCATGCCAGCGCGGACCGCGTGCGAAGGCCTCGCGGAGCAGGCGGCGTGCGCCCACTCCGTCGCCATCGCCCCAGCGTGCGCGCTGCAGGGCGTCCACCGCATCGCGCTGGGACGCGTCGGCCAGGCGCGCGCGCACGTCGTCGACATCGCGGGCCGGGGGACTGGCCATCGCGCACAGGGCCTGGGCGACGTCGCCCAGGTCACCGGTGTCCAGCGCCTGCCGCAGGTCCGCCGTGGCGGTCCCGGACGCGGCGGGCAGCGGCGCGCGGTCCGTGCGCGCAGCCGCCGGGGCGTGGGCGGCGGCGCGACGGTGCAGCCCCCACACCAGCGTGAACAACCACAGGGCCGCGAACAGCAGTGTCGCCAGGATCCAGCCGCGATTGCCGCCGATGGAATCGGCCGCGCCAGGCGACGCGCCCTCCCCGCGCAATGAGTCGAGCGCGCGCGCCGCCCGACCCGGCGCGGGCGTGGCGGCGGCGGGTGCGCCCGCGGACGCAGCCACCTGCCAGCTCATCGGCGGCAACGTGGCCTGGCGGCGCGCGCCGGCGACGACGTCCCACCAGGGCATCGTCAGGCCCGACAAGGTGATCGAACCGCTGCGCGAAGGCACCAGCGAGAAGCGCCGCAGCAGCTTCACCTGCGGCCGCCCGTCGCGGAAGGTCTCGTCGGCCTGCACCGGCTCGGCGAAGACCTGGACGCCCTCGATCGGCGGCAACTGGAGTTCGGGCATCTGCGCGGCGCTGGCGCCGTCGGCCACCACTTCGATGGTCAGTGCGCCTGCGCTGCCCACGCGCAGGTCCTGCGGCGTGCCCGCGTAGCGCAGGCGCAGGTTGCGCAGGGGCAGCCAGGGCTGGGGCGCGTTGGCCGGCGCCGGCAGCACGCGCAACCGGGTGGCGGGCGCCTGCGCGCTCAGCGATGCGCCACGCCCGCCGAACAGGTCGTCGAACAGGCCGCCTGTCCCGCGACCTTCGAACGTCGCGCCCGGGATGACGATCTCGCCGCTGCGTTCCGGAATCAGCTGGTAGCGGCGCTCGACGACCTCGTAGCGGCGACCGTTGATGACGCGCGAATAGCGCGCGTCCTCGCCCACCTGCTGCAGCGACGCACCATCGGGCGAGGCCTGGGTGAGCTGGCCGGAAATCAGCGGGGCGGCCGAGTACAGCCGGACCACCCAGCCGACGGCCTGCTGCACGTACGGATCGCGGTCGTCGGGTTCGCCACGAATGAAGACATCGTCGTCGCCGGTGGCCTGGGCGATCGTGTCGACGATCGTGTCGGTGATCGTGCCCGCCATGCCGGCGGACGCGGACTGCACCGACAGGGCCAGTTCGGACGTGCGGCCGCTGCCGCCCACGCGCAGCGCGGGCACCACCACATTGCCGGCGCGGCGCGGCCGCAGCGCGACGGCAAACAGCGTCTGCTGGCGCATGCGCCCGTTGACCGATTCCAGGCGGGCCCGGCTGCTGTACCCGCTGAGGTCGAAATCGCGCGCCAACGGTGCGTAGTCGGGCGCGCCGCCATCGTCGGACTGGATGTTGAGCGTGACTGTCTCGCCGAGCCGTATCTGGTCGCGATCCAGCCATGCGCGCTGGGCCTGCGCGGAAACCGGCAGCAGCGCCATCACCAGCAGCGCGAGCAGTGCGGCGACGACGGGACGCGCGCGGAATGAAGGCATGGATGCGGTCGTCATGGAGCCCTGCCCTGTGCCTGTCGGCGTTCGTATTCCAGCCGGAACTTGGTGCGCAGCAGGCCGCCCGGATCATCCGGCACGCGGCGCAACCACGCCTCGTTGGCCAGCCGGCGTTCGCGGTCCTGCGCGGTTTCGGTGCGCGCGGGGTCCTTCGCGTCGGCACCCTTCCCCTTGCCCTGCTGCAGCGCGCGCTGCATGCGCTCGCGCTGCGCGCGATCGGCGGCGCGCTGGGCGGTGTCGTCCGCGTTCGCCGGCGGGGACGCGGGTGGGGACTTCGCGGGCTGCCGGGCGTCGGGCGGGGATTGCCTGCGTTCGTCCGGCTCGCCCTCGCCCTTGCCTGCCGATGTGCGCGCGTCTTTTTGACCGGGTTGCCCGGGTTGCTGGCCGCGCTGGCCTTGCCCCTGCTGCCCGGCGCCGCTGCCCTCTCCCTCCGATTTGCGCTTCATCAACGCCATCACTGCGCCCTTGTTGGCCAGCGCGTCGGGCATGCCCGGCTGGCGGGCCAGGGCCTGGTCGTAGGCGGCGATGGCCTCCGGATACGCGCCGGCCTTGGCCAGCGCATTGCCGCGGTTGTATTGCGCGGTCGCATCCTTGAGCGAAGCGTAGCGCTGCTCCGCTTCGTCGTAGTCCCCGCGCCGGTAGGCCTGGTTGCCTTTCTCGAGCTGCGCATGCGCGGCCTGGTCGGCGCGCCGCCACAAGCCCTGCGCGTGCGCGGGCATCCACGGCAGGCAGAGGCCGGCCAGCAGCACCAGCGCGACCCCGCTGCGGCGGCGGAACGCGAACAGCGCCAGCAGCATCAGCGGCGGCAACAGCCAGTAGCCTTCGTCCTGCCAGGCCATTCCATTGCGTCCGTCTTTTCCGCGTCCGTCGAACTGCGTGGTCGCCTGCAGCACGCCCAGCGTTTCCAGGTCGGCGACATCCGCGGTCAACGTCGCGTAAGCGCCACCGCCGGCGCTGGCCAGGCGCTGCAGGACGTCGGCCTCCAGCCGTGCATGCCCCAGCGCACCTTCCGCCGTGGGAAACGGCGCGCCTTCCGCGGTACCCAGCCCCAGCGCGCCTACGCGGAAACCGGCACCCGCCGCCTTGCGCGCGGCATCGATCGCGGCGGGCTCCACCTGCCCGGTCATGAGCACGATGTCGCCGCTGCTGGCCCCGGCGCGTTCGAGCAGCGCGACGGCATGCTCGATGGCGCGATCGCCGCGCATCCCGTCCACGGGCATGATTTCGGGATCCAGTGCATCCAGGAACAGCGCGACGTTGGCCGCGTCGTCGGTCAGCGGCGCGACGGTGAAAGCGTCACCGGCATAGACGACCAGCGCGACAGGGCCGCCGTTGCGTGCCTGCAGCAGGGTGGCCAGTTTCGCGCGGGCCTGCGCCAGTCGCGATGGCGGCAGGTCGCCGGCGCGCATCGTGCCCGACAGATCGAGTGCGACCACCAGTGGCCGCCGGCTTTCCCACAGCGGTTGCGCGGACTGCCGCCAGCTGGGTCCGGCCAGCGCAAGCACCGCCAGCACGTACGCGAACACGGCCAGCACCAGGCCGGCTCGGCTGCGGCGGTTGGCGCCGGGTTCGATCAGATGCGCGAGCAGATGCGGGTCGACCAGCTGGCGCCATGCGCTGCGCGATTGCCAGCGGCGGCGCCACCACAACACCAGCACAGGCAACGCCAGCAGTGCCCACAGCCATTGGGGCCGCAGCAGGTGCAGCCATTGCACGGAATCACGCAGTGCGGCCAGGTCGTTCATGCGCGCCGCCCCCGCCATGCAAAGGCCAGCAGCGCGAGCACGAAGGCCGCACCCAGCGGCCAGGGATAGCGTTCCAGGCGCGGCCGCAACGCCTTGCCCGGGCGTCTGATCGGTTCCATGCGGTCGATCTGGGCGTAGATGCCTGCCAGTTCGTTGGTATCGCGCGCACGGAAGCTCTTGCCGCCGGTGAGTTCGGCCACGCGCTGGAGGGTGGCTTCGTCGATCTCGTCCCCCGCGCCCGGCATCGGCAGCCGGAAGCCGAACAGCGACAGCGAGCCTTCGCCGCCGAACGCGATCGTGTGCACGCGCACACCTTCGCTGCGCGCCAGCTCGGCGGCTTTCAGCGGGTCGAGGATGCCGGCGGTGTTGACGCCGTCGGTGAGCAGGATCAGCACGCGCTGCTCGGCCGGCTGCGAGCGCAGGCGCTTGACCGCCAATGCGATGGCATCGCCGATGGCGGTCTCCTGCCCGGCCAGGCCGACCACGCTGTCGTCGAGCTGCTCGCGCACCGATTCGCGATCCAGCGTGAGCGGCGTCAGCGCGTAGGCGCGGCGGCCGAACACGAGCAGCGCCACGCGGTCGCCGTCGCGACGGGAGAGGAAATCGG
This genomic interval carries:
- a CDS encoding BatD family protein, yielding MPSFRARPVVAALLALLVMALLPVSAQAQRAWLDRDQIRLGETVTLNIQSDDGGAPDYAPLARDFDLSGYSSRARLESVNGRMRQQTLFAVALRPRRAGNVVVPALRVGGSGRTSELALSVQSASAGMAGTITDTIVDTIAQATGDDDVFIRGEPDDRDPYVQQAVGWVVRLYSAAPLISGQLTQASPDGASLQQVGEDARYSRVINGRRYEVVERRYQLIPERSGEIVIPGATFEGRGTGGLFDDLFGGRGASLSAQAPATRLRVLPAPANAPQPWLPLRNLRLRYAGTPQDLRVGSAGALTIEVVADGASAAQMPELQLPPIEGVQVFAEPVQADETFRDGRPQVKLLRRFSLVPSRSGSITLSGLTMPWWDVVAGARRQATLPPMSWQVAASAGAPAAATPAPGRAARALDSLRGEGASPGAADSIGGNRGWILATLLFAALWLFTLVWGLHRRAAAHAPAAARTDRAPLPAASGTATADLRQALDTGDLGDVAQALCAMASPPARDVDDVRARLADASQRDAVDALQRARWGDGDGVGARRLLREAFARGPRWHAPVVNAPSLLPPLYPTG
- a CDS encoding vWA domain-containing protein — protein: MNAWLAQWQAAMEMLAWPIALLALPLPLLLRWALPPARQSSPALRVPYGHRLDPVAQGASRGVRGAGPGWLAWLAWAALCLAAARPQVLGDPVQPPRVGRDLMLALDLSGSMSEIDMELGSRAVDRLTAAKAVIADFLSRRDGDRVALLVFGRRAYALTPLTLDRESVREQLDDSVVGLAGQETAIGDAIALAVKRLRSQPAEQRVLILLTDGVNTAGILDPLKAAELARSEGVRVHTIAFGGEGSLSLFGFRLPMPGAGDEIDEATLQRVAELTGGKSFRARDTNELAGIYAQIDRMEPIRRPGKALRPRLERYPWPLGAAFVLALLAFAWRGRRA
- a CDS encoding VWA domain-containing protein, encoding MNDLAALRDSVQWLHLLRPQWLWALLALPVLVLWWRRRWQSRSAWRQLVDPHLLAHLIEPGANRRSRAGLVLAVFAYVLAVLALAGPSWRQSAQPLWESRRPLVVALDLSGTMRAGDLPPSRLAQARAKLATLLQARNGGPVALVVYAGDAFTVAPLTDDAANVALFLDALDPEIMPVDGMRGDRAIEHAVALLERAGASSGDIVLMTGQVEPAAIDAARKAAGAGFRVGALGLGTAEGAPFPTAEGALGHARLEADVLQRLASAGGGAYATLTADVADLETLGVLQATTQFDGRGKDGRNGMAWQDEGYWLLPPLMLLALFAFRRRSGVALVLLAGLCLPWMPAHAQGLWRRADQAAHAQLEKGNQAYRRGDYDEAEQRYASLKDATAQYNRGNALAKAGAYPEAIAAYDQALARQPGMPDALANKGAVMALMKRKSEGEGSGAGQQGQGQRGQQPGQPGQKDARTSAGKGEGEPDERRQSPPDARQPAKSPPASPPANADDTAQRAADRAQRERMQRALQQGKGKGADAKDPARTETAQDRERRLANEAWLRRVPDDPGGLLRTKFRLEYERRQAQGRAP